From one Verrucomicrobiota bacterium genomic stretch:
- the mnmA gene encoding tRNA 2-thiouridine(34) synthase MnmA has translation MSSVTVAMSGGVDSSVAAWLVQQQYADISGVYMRTWHNDEAVYPIGACPWRQDAEDAQKVATQLGIPFKIVNMINRYKEFVVDPLLAGYQNGRTPNPDILCNQFIKFGALQSVLGIDTMIATGHYAQKRANSDGTVDIVVPADHEKDQTYFLAYLQQKQIQNAIFPLGDFIKKTEVRRYARELGLCTAAKKDSQGICFLGKVKIQHFLSHFIPNKPGSIIDNHGKVVGRHQGLHQFTIGQRHGLGVPSNSDGNFYVVTGKDLKHNVLYVAFESERKLYGKTYRVHRLSCTNRPLPERATIVCRPRYRDPDQEILFERIGDDEAIITFKSEQRALAPGQVAAFYESGVLLGAGTYL, from the coding sequence ATGAGTAGCGTGACTGTGGCGATGTCGGGAGGGGTGGACAGCTCGGTCGCGGCCTGGCTGGTTCAGCAGCAATATGCCGATATTTCGGGGGTCTACATGCGAACGTGGCACAATGACGAGGCAGTTTATCCTATCGGTGCATGCCCCTGGCGGCAAGATGCAGAAGATGCCCAAAAAGTCGCAACTCAGTTGGGAATTCCCTTTAAAATCGTCAATATGATCAATCGCTACAAAGAATTCGTTGTCGATCCTTTATTGGCGGGATATCAGAACGGACGAACTCCGAATCCCGATATTCTGTGTAACCAATTTATCAAATTCGGTGCGCTCCAAAGCGTACTTGGCATCGATACAATGATTGCGACGGGACATTACGCGCAAAAACGTGCAAATAGTGATGGAACAGTCGATATCGTCGTCCCTGCAGACCACGAAAAAGACCAGACCTACTTTTTGGCTTATCTTCAACAAAAACAGATTCAAAACGCGATTTTTCCCTTAGGCGATTTCATTAAAAAGACGGAAGTGCGACGTTATGCACGCGAGTTGGGGTTGTGCACTGCCGCAAAAAAGGACAGTCAAGGGATTTGTTTTTTAGGAAAAGTTAAAATTCAACATTTTTTATCACATTTTATCCCTAATAAACCTGGTTCCATTATCGATAACCATGGCAAAGTTGTGGGGCGGCATCAGGGTCTTCATCAATTCACGATTGGGCAACGGCATGGGCTTGGGGTTCCCTCTAATTCCGACGGTAACTTCTATGTCGTTACGGGAAAGGATTTGAAACATAATGTCTTGTACGTCGCCTTTGAGTCGGAGCGTAAGCTGTACGGGAAAACGTACCGTGTGCATCGTCTAAGTTGCACCAATCGGCCACTGCCAGAGCGCGCTACTATTGTTTGTCGTCCGCGCTACCGCGATCCGGATCAAGAAATTTTGTTTGAACGCATTGGCGACGATGAGGCTATTATTACTTTCAAATCAGAGCAACGAGCCTTAGCTCCAGGTCAGGTCGCGGCGTTTTATGAGAGTGGGGTACTTCTCGGCGCAGGAACATATTTATAG
- a CDS encoding carbohydrate kinase family protein, with protein MASALVGFDGFVDHIFQVVDQRHGTGQDFQKVRSISAFAQRITRAAGKSTNIELYPIETRIGGNGPILANALATYGLHVDLIGTLDHPIFQTLSSKIQQYSLGVPGITNALEFDDGKLLLGVTQPMDAVTRSCVFEILPPLTHDLFCFTNWTMIVQMNDIIQKLLPQLPQNALCFFDLADPEKRFPKDLLQLFEIAPHPHMILGLNRKEAEHILSILHKNTDAELTVMASTIQKHLPFQEVFIHDTRSCAASNGEMDAFIDGITENFYVESPKTTTGAGDHFNAGYLTARLQEQSLIKALHRGFQISSHFVRTGECLSPSE; from the coding sequence ATGGCATCTGCCCTCGTTGGTTTTGATGGTTTTGTGGATCATATTTTCCAAGTTGTCGATCAGCGCCATGGTACGGGTCAGGATTTTCAAAAAGTCCGTTCAATTTCTGCTTTTGCCCAGCGCATTACCCGTGCTGCCGGGAAAAGTACCAACATTGAACTCTACCCCATCGAGACAAGAATAGGTGGCAATGGGCCAATTCTCGCCAATGCACTTGCGACCTATGGTCTTCACGTTGATCTTATCGGAACGCTCGATCACCCGATTTTCCAAACGCTATCCTCCAAAATCCAGCAATATTCGCTAGGTGTTCCTGGGATCACGAATGCGCTTGAATTCGACGACGGCAAACTGCTTTTAGGCGTTACGCAACCCATGGACGCGGTTACGCGGTCCTGTGTATTTGAGATTCTACCGCCTTTAACGCATGATCTCTTCTGCTTCACGAACTGGACGATGATTGTCCAGATGAATGATATTATCCAAAAACTCTTACCACAACTGCCACAAAACGCACTTTGTTTCTTTGACCTTGCCGACCCAGAAAAACGCTTTCCCAAGGATCTCTTACAGCTCTTTGAAATTGCCCCCCATCCTCACATGATACTGGGCCTCAACCGCAAGGAAGCGGAACATATTTTATCGATTCTCCATAAAAATACCGACGCGGAGCTTACAGTTATGGCTAGCACAATTCAAAAACACCTTCCCTTCCAAGAAGTTTTTATCCATGACACACGTTCTTGCGCGGCGAGTAATGGCGAGATGGACGCCTTTATCGACGGAATTACCGAAAACTTTTACGTCGAATCCCCCAAAACAACAACCGGTGCCGGCGACCACTTCAATGCGGGTTATCTCACCGCGCGTCTCCAAGAACAATCACTCATCAAAGCCCTCCATCGTGGCTTTCAAATCTCCAGCCACTTTGTCCGCACAGGCGAATGTCTATCTCCTAGCGAGTAA
- a CDS encoding helix-turn-helix domain-containing protein, whose amino-acid sequence MSEGFGSRLKEARERKGLSLDDVAEAIRVKIDYLESIENGSFDFDLPDIYKRGFYKSYVDFLGLDVPEMMAMCPVPAFETIEAQRHHTTIEATKRDQQAALERNLENIKTSFTDDVLEDPHAKKTTSKIIIDRQKILKIAGIVGGIILLLGILGLFFNKISSHSENRASESAVTNVEPKQLRLHAKDTVRVMVREEESRENVFTGTLAPGEQKNITYQKPIAVYYDRGEVLEIELMNGEILHLQAGRGGFRPE is encoded by the coding sequence ATGAGCGAGGGGTTCGGAAGTCGATTAAAGGAAGCGCGCGAGCGAAAAGGGTTAAGCCTAGACGACGTGGCAGAAGCGATTCGCGTTAAGATCGATTATTTAGAGTCGATTGAAAATGGGTCATTCGATTTCGACCTGCCAGATATCTACAAGCGCGGATTTTATAAATCCTATGTCGATTTTCTGGGGCTTGATGTTCCCGAGATGATGGCGATGTGTCCTGTACCCGCTTTTGAAACCATAGAGGCACAACGACATCATACGACAATTGAAGCGACGAAGCGCGATCAGCAAGCAGCACTCGAACGTAACCTTGAAAACATTAAAACATCTTTCACTGACGACGTTTTGGAAGATCCCCATGCTAAAAAAACGACTTCGAAAATCATCATTGATCGCCAAAAGATCTTGAAAATTGCAGGTATTGTCGGTGGCATTATCTTGTTGCTCGGAATCTTGGGGCTGTTCTTTAATAAAATTTCCTCTCATTCTGAAAATAGGGCTTCGGAAAGCGCCGTCACTAATGTGGAGCCCAAGCAGTTGCGGTTACATGCCAAAGATACCGTGCGTGTGATGGTCCGCGAAGAGGAGAGCCGAGAGAATGTATTCACAGGGACACTGGCGCCCGGCGAGCAGAAAAATATCACCTATCAAAAGCCCATCGCGGTTTATTACGATCGCGGTGAAGTACTAGAGATCGAGCTTATGAATGGCGAAATATTGCATCTCCAGGCTGGTCGTGGCGGGTTTCGTCCAGAATAA
- a CDS encoding FAD-dependent oxidoreductase encodes MGQVLEEGAFFDVAVIGSGLAGLTAANYLAKLGLKVAIFEQHYVLGGLAAYFSRKGHIFDISLHGFPVGMVKSCRKYWSPEIAESIVQLKRIRFSNPQFDLETTFTKEDFTRILIEQFHVARDVVENFFTTLRQMNFYDHNLQKTKNLFKQFFPGRDDVHRLLMEPIAYANGSTLDDEAITYGIVFSNFMSKGVYTFEGGTDALLKKIEKTLSDNGVAIFKRHKVDKILIKDQKVQGLVVQGKQIQCRAILSNSHILNTVRDLVGENHFPASFIQKIHKTRINNSSCQVYIGIRENASIDDIGDLIFTSHNPHFSSTELRDFHTTSRTFSLYYPKTRPQEKPMHSIVASMNANWDDWASLSEERYQQEKKRITEECITHLESFFPDIRQKIDFTEAATPKTFYRYTGHPCGTSFGTKFEGLELSMKLPNEVQGLYHAGSVGIIMSGWLGAMNYGVIAAHKLANSL; translated from the coding sequence ATGGGACAGGTTCTCGAAGAGGGAGCATTTTTCGACGTCGCGGTTATCGGCAGCGGTTTAGCAGGCTTAACGGCTGCTAACTACCTAGCGAAACTTGGTTTGAAAGTCGCAATTTTTGAGCAGCACTATGTTCTCGGGGGGCTCGCGGCCTATTTTTCTCGAAAGGGACATATTTTTGATATTTCGCTGCATGGATTTCCTGTTGGTATGGTTAAATCGTGTCGCAAGTATTGGTCTCCGGAAATTGCCGAGAGCATTGTTCAACTCAAGCGCATCCGATTCTCAAATCCGCAATTTGACCTTGAGACTACGTTCACGAAGGAAGATTTCACCCGAATTCTCATTGAGCAGTTCCATGTTGCGCGCGACGTTGTTGAGAACTTCTTCACGACGCTTCGGCAAATGAATTTCTACGACCACAACTTGCAGAAAACGAAAAATTTATTTAAACAATTTTTCCCCGGACGCGACGACGTCCATCGCCTGTTGATGGAACCTATTGCCTACGCCAACGGATCGACGCTCGACGATGAGGCCATCACATATGGTATTGTTTTTTCCAACTTCATGAGCAAGGGCGTCTATACTTTTGAGGGTGGGACCGACGCGCTGTTAAAAAAGATAGAGAAAACGCTAAGCGACAATGGTGTTGCCATTTTTAAACGCCATAAAGTTGACAAAATTTTGATCAAAGATCAAAAAGTTCAAGGTCTTGTTGTCCAAGGGAAGCAAATTCAGTGTCGAGCGATTTTATCCAATTCACACATTCTCAATACGGTACGCGATCTCGTCGGAGAAAACCATTTTCCCGCTTCATTTATTCAAAAAATCCATAAGACGCGAATCAACAACAGCTCTTGTCAGGTTTATATCGGTATTCGAGAAAATGCGTCGATTGACGATATCGGTGACCTCATTTTCACCTCGCACAACCCCCATTTTAGCAGCACTGAGTTGCGCGATTTCCACACGACAAGCCGGACGTTTTCGCTCTATTACCCCAAAACGCGGCCACAGGAGAAACCGATGCACTCGATCGTCGCTTCAATGAACGCCAACTGGGATGACTGGGCGTCGCTCTCGGAGGAACGCTACCAGCAAGAAAAAAAGCGCATTACGGAAGAATGTATCACACATCTGGAGTCATTTTTTCCTGATATCCGACAAAAGATTGATTTTACCGAGGCCGCGACACCCAAGACTTTTTATCGCTACACCGGTCACCCTTGCGGGACCTCCTTTGGAACAAAATTTGAGGGGCTCGAGCTCTCGATGAAACTGCCGAACGAAGTTCAAGGTCTCTATCATGCGGGATCGGTCGGCATTATCATGTCCGGCTGGCTTGGTGCGATGAATTACGGCGTCATCGCTGCACATAAACTTGCGAACTCCCTATAA
- the greA gene encoding transcription elongation factor GreA translates to MDKTITEQIARKQPLLDRELEKLERIDEGVYCVHHSWGLGKIHSYDASTNKLKIVFEDETERAMDPVFCARKLEILPQDHILVQFHDRPQEIVEHVKKEPLEVLRALIEENPRKELALSEIEFVFKRIIGESGFRRWWTNTKKLLTKDPLIIASSKRSNTYTLREQPVSVEDDILEQLQIYKDPTKKIEIAAKILTLSPEHQEAIADEIKRIVEDLSAILTSNDKRLSTAQQLVCCWVRNDLAEITGDDTEYFEPTPESIIRDCNNLGKLVEELLPSYYDRFLLLVTYAFPDEWESRCANLLRNSRGKFTNECVLFLCERGCHEFLRDCFVRWLNERSLKSPILHWIIKNRHVRKFAEVISEKLIGYQLLKAIFLAIDADALANTSSKRIPLAELVSEDRNLIRDLLSDASEENARDLCQMLMQNQWFDALTKKLLFARFIKEFPSLQSLISEKIVEHPGADLSLIVSQESFDAKKKEYESLINEKIPANKKAIEIAREHGDLSENSEYKMARQDQEILFSRRDQLETDLKRAQVFDFAEASNDAVGIGTVVRLRSVASNEQAEYAILGAWDSDPDSNILSYKTPLAHALLSRTLGDEVEVKIGDKTSAWKIESIARYVDCM, encoded by the coding sequence ATGGATAAGACGATAACCGAGCAAATCGCTCGTAAACAACCGCTCCTCGATCGAGAACTAGAAAAATTAGAGCGAATCGACGAAGGGGTTTATTGTGTACACCATAGTTGGGGACTAGGAAAGATTCATTCCTATGATGCCTCAACGAACAAGTTAAAAATCGTTTTTGAGGATGAAACAGAGCGCGCGATGGACCCGGTTTTTTGCGCACGAAAGCTCGAGATTTTGCCGCAAGATCATATACTCGTCCAGTTTCACGATCGCCCACAAGAGATCGTGGAGCATGTCAAAAAAGAGCCATTAGAAGTGCTGCGTGCCCTTATTGAGGAAAATCCACGTAAGGAGCTTGCGCTCAGTGAAATCGAGTTTGTCTTTAAGCGTATTATTGGCGAGAGCGGTTTTCGGCGCTGGTGGACAAATACTAAGAAATTACTGACGAAGGATCCGTTGATTATCGCATCATCGAAGCGTTCCAATACCTATACCTTACGTGAACAGCCCGTGAGCGTAGAGGATGATATTCTCGAGCAACTTCAAATTTACAAAGACCCCACTAAAAAAATTGAGATTGCGGCTAAAATTCTCACTTTATCGCCCGAACATCAAGAAGCAATTGCCGACGAGATTAAACGCATCGTCGAAGATCTTAGTGCGATTTTGACGTCAAACGATAAGCGGCTTTCGACAGCACAGCAGCTTGTTTGTTGCTGGGTGCGTAATGATTTAGCGGAGATCACAGGTGATGATACAGAGTATTTTGAGCCGACGCCCGAATCGATTATTCGCGATTGCAATAATTTAGGTAAGTTGGTTGAAGAGCTTCTGCCTTCCTATTACGATCGATTTTTGTTGTTAGTGACTTATGCGTTTCCTGATGAGTGGGAAAGCCGCTGTGCGAACTTGTTGCGCAATAGTCGGGGAAAATTTACCAATGAGTGTGTCCTATTTCTCTGTGAGCGTGGCTGTCATGAGTTTTTGCGTGACTGTTTTGTCCGTTGGCTCAACGAACGTTCACTGAAGTCGCCCATTCTTCACTGGATTATCAAGAACCGTCACGTACGGAAATTTGCGGAGGTCATCTCCGAAAAACTCATTGGGTATCAACTTCTGAAGGCTATTTTTCTTGCAATCGATGCGGATGCCCTTGCCAATACTTCTTCAAAACGTATCCCGTTGGCGGAACTTGTCAGCGAGGATCGGAATCTGATTCGCGATCTTTTGTCGGATGCGAGTGAAGAAAATGCGCGTGATTTGTGTCAAATGCTCATGCAAAATCAGTGGTTTGATGCATTAACGAAAAAACTCCTCTTTGCGCGTTTTATTAAGGAATTCCCCTCGCTCCAGTCCCTGATTTCGGAAAAAATTGTCGAACATCCTGGTGCCGATTTGTCGCTCATTGTTTCACAGGAGAGTTTCGATGCGAAGAAAAAAGAGTACGAATCGCTCATCAATGAAAAGATTCCAGCTAATAAGAAAGCGATCGAGATTGCGCGTGAGCACGGTGATTTGAGCGAAAACTCCGAGTACAAGATGGCACGCCAAGACCAGGAAATTCTATTTTCGCGCCGTGACCAATTGGAGACCGATCTCAAACGGGCACAAGTCTTTGATTTTGCGGAGGCAAGCAATGATGCGGTCGGTATCGGTACGGTCGTTCGTCTACGTTCTGTGGCTTCTAATGAGCAGGCAGAGTACGCGATTCTCGGAGCTTGGGATAGCGACCCGGACAGCAATATTCTTTCCTACAAAACACCACTGGCACACGCATTGCTTTCGCGAACACTTGGTGATGAAGTCGAGGTTAAGATCGGCGACAAAACCTCAGCATGGAAAATCGAATCTATTGCACGTTACGTGGACTGTATGTAG
- a CDS encoding GldG family protein: protein MAKGAIKHWGIFLKKLFFAILAISCGLCFYQLGQQYGGSFNLQRSHKTATEEFTLQTVLESLEEPLEVYVSYEDVSPFVENLRYLWKTYQCTAPEKIQFTFIDIIKQPRILQDLTSRFGSITRNQVLLAYKGDRCVLPSETFFDTHGRFCGESVLLGFMMSWAHYGSKKILFTSGHGEIDPESVHPYFGGSEWKISLQQRGYQLKKTELLDALSVDDTLLIIAGPKVNFSKSGLIILQKFLHDGGRVLLLLSPPCMCGFGELLEEHDVRGEGIIDKPQMSDNFFNLNGEFLVKNFGDYPKLQQLQGLSVLLPQSYWFRTDHSPEKSIVHQLMPLLLLSEERRECESQDFNSKNEDSKALAVLSAPVGTRGSGGKLLVIGSSNLVENRYFNDLGNRAFMNALVDIMLEKDGELSLEFAPKNYKFSLQDSDWKRIIIGLLSLVLCLLVRFFVAKNSQQKRK from the coding sequence ATGGCGAAGGGAGCGATAAAGCATTGGGGGATTTTTTTAAAAAAACTATTTTTTGCGATCCTGGCGATTTCCTGTGGGCTCTGTTTTTATCAGCTTGGGCAGCAATATGGGGGCTCCTTTAATCTTCAAAGGTCTCACAAGACAGCGACAGAAGAATTCACGCTACAAACGGTTTTAGAGTCGCTTGAAGAACCATTGGAAGTATATGTTTCTTACGAAGACGTTTCACCCTTTGTAGAAAACCTGCGATACTTGTGGAAAACGTACCAATGTACCGCTCCAGAAAAAATCCAATTCACATTTATCGATATTATTAAACAGCCGCGTATATTACAGGACCTGACCTCCCGTTTCGGATCGATTACCCGCAACCAGGTTTTATTGGCCTACAAAGGTGACAGATGCGTGTTGCCGTCGGAAACTTTTTTTGATACCCATGGGCGATTTTGCGGCGAATCTGTTCTATTAGGTTTTATGATGAGTTGGGCCCACTATGGATCTAAAAAAATCCTTTTCACCTCAGGACATGGCGAAATAGATCCTGAGAGCGTACATCCGTATTTCGGCGGTTCTGAATGGAAGATTAGCCTTCAACAAAGAGGCTATCAGCTTAAAAAAACGGAACTTTTGGATGCACTCTCTGTTGACGATACACTATTGATTATTGCCGGCCCTAAGGTAAATTTCTCGAAATCGGGATTAATAATTTTACAAAAATTTCTTCATGATGGTGGTCGCGTTTTGTTATTATTATCGCCACCGTGTATGTGCGGCTTTGGAGAGCTTCTCGAGGAACATGATGTTCGAGGAGAAGGAATCATTGATAAACCACAAATGTCTGACAATTTTTTTAACCTCAATGGGGAGTTTTTAGTAAAAAACTTTGGAGACTACCCGAAATTGCAGCAACTCCAAGGATTGTCAGTTCTATTGCCCCAGAGCTACTGGTTCCGCACAGATCATAGTCCTGAAAAATCCATCGTCCATCAATTAATGCCACTTTTATTATTGAGTGAAGAAAGAAGGGAATGCGAAAGCCAAGATTTTAACTCCAAAAATGAAGACTCCAAGGCACTTGCCGTACTTTCTGCCCCCGTGGGAACACGTGGTAGTGGAGGAAAATTGCTCGTTATAGGAAGTTCTAACTTAGTCGAAAATCGCTACTTTAATGATTTGGGGAATCGAGCATTTATGAATGCACTTGTCGATATCATGTTGGAAAAAGATGGTGAACTAAGCCTCGAGTTTGCTCCAAAAAACTACAAGTTCTCGCTCCAAGATTCCGATTGGAAACGCATTATTATTGGGTTGTTATCACTAGTACTGTGCCTGTTGGTTAGATTTTTTGTAGCGAAAAATTCTCAGCAGAAACGGAAATGA
- a CDS encoding ATP-binding cassette domain-containing protein, translating into MKSAVILEVQKLVVDYRQRVGWRFWKTRSIRAVNDVSLTLKRGEVLGVVGESGSGKSTLIKAIGHFVPATSGKIILNGKEVQALNNRQFFPYRRRLQIIPQNFSDALNPTMSVEAILREPLKIHFRLTAKETASRIGTLLESVELNSSLLYRYPAQLSGGQRQRISIARGLAVSPEVLICDEMTSACDVLVQKRILSLLDNLRHKHNMAILWIAHNIAVVARFCDTMIVMRHGRFLELGEPQAICQNPVHPYTRLLVDAVPHI; encoded by the coding sequence GTGAAAAGCGCAGTCATTTTAGAAGTTCAAAAGCTAGTCGTCGATTATCGTCAGCGTGTTGGATGGAGGTTTTGGAAAACGAGGTCAATCCGTGCTGTCAATGATGTTTCGTTAACGCTTAAGCGTGGCGAAGTTTTGGGAGTTGTTGGGGAAAGCGGCAGCGGGAAATCGACCCTCATCAAAGCAATTGGACACTTTGTTCCAGCTACTTCAGGAAAAATTATTTTGAACGGGAAGGAAGTGCAAGCGCTCAACAACCGACAGTTTTTCCCTTATCGTCGCCGCCTTCAGATCATTCCCCAAAATTTCTCCGATGCCCTGAATCCGACGATGAGCGTGGAGGCCATTCTTAGAGAACCCCTAAAAATCCATTTTCGCCTAACTGCCAAAGAAACGGCATCGCGTATCGGAACGCTATTAGAGTCTGTTGAGCTCAATTCTTCTTTGCTCTATCGATATCCTGCACAACTAAGTGGTGGACAACGTCAGCGCATTTCGATTGCTCGTGGGCTTGCAGTATCCCCCGAGGTCTTGATTTGCGATGAAATGACTAGCGCCTGCGATGTATTGGTGCAAAAACGGATTTTATCGCTTTTGGATAATCTAAGACATAAACACAATATGGCGATCTTGTGGATTGCGCACAATATTGCGGTTGTGGCCCGTTTTTGTGACACGATGATCGTCATGCGCCATGGTCGCTTTTTAGAACTTGGTGAACCGCAAGCGATTTGCCAAAATCCCGTCCATCCGTACACGCGGTTGCTGGTTGATGCCGTTCCTCACATTTAG
- the gatA gene encoding Asp-tRNA(Asn)/Glu-tRNA(Gln) amidotransferase subunit GatA: MDSLFYQSANALSEQLALGKISSVELTQEFLRRIDAVEPKVQAFLSIDREKSLAEAKASDQRRAQKATLGPLDGIPVGIKDLIAEKGQPLTCASKILEHYISPYDATAVEKLHAAGAVLLGRLNMDEFAMGSSTESSAYHKTYNPWNLAHVPGGSGGGSAAAVAAGELPLALGSDTGGSVRQPAAYCGIYGLKPTYGLISRYGLSALTSSTDQIGPNAREIRDLCLLLQVLAGHDDRDSTSYPADIPNYLQSLENTQPCLIGIPKEYFGEGLSAEIRESIEAAIAFYRQKGYTIVDITLPHTRYAIPVYYVVMTAEASSNLARFDGIRYSHRSAEATNAIDIYLKSREEGFGPEVKRRILLGTFALSSDHRDAYYMRAQRVRTLIQRDFLQAFQDVDVILTPTAPSTAFKFGAKSSDPLQMYLEDICTVSASLAGFPALAVPCGFGENNLPIGFQLIGNFFQESALLATAHIFEREHAYVRNHPEL; this comes from the coding sequence ATGGATTCACTTTTTTATCAGTCTGCCAACGCGTTATCGGAGCAGCTCGCGCTCGGAAAAATCTCTTCCGTTGAACTGACTCAAGAATTTCTGCGTCGCATTGATGCGGTCGAGCCCAAGGTACAGGCGTTTCTTAGCATTGATCGCGAAAAATCACTCGCGGAGGCAAAGGCCTCGGACCAGCGCCGCGCACAAAAGGCAACCCTAGGTCCTTTAGATGGTATCCCCGTTGGAATCAAAGATCTGATTGCCGAAAAAGGACAGCCCCTGACGTGTGCCAGTAAAATTTTGGAGCATTACATCAGTCCGTATGATGCGACAGCTGTCGAAAAGCTCCATGCCGCGGGCGCGGTTTTATTAGGTCGACTGAATATGGATGAGTTTGCGATGGGTTCTTCTACGGAAAGCTCGGCATATCATAAAACCTATAACCCTTGGAACTTAGCGCATGTTCCAGGCGGTAGTGGCGGTGGTAGTGCGGCCGCTGTAGCTGCAGGTGAATTACCCTTAGCGCTCGGCTCTGATACCGGAGGCTCTGTTCGGCAGCCGGCCGCTTATTGTGGTATTTACGGGTTAAAGCCTACATATGGCTTAATTAGCCGCTATGGTCTCTCGGCGCTGACAAGTTCCACGGATCAGATTGGCCCCAATGCGCGTGAAATCCGTGATCTTTGCTTGTTATTACAGGTACTTGCGGGTCATGATGATCGCGATTCGACAAGTTATCCTGCCGATATTCCAAATTATCTTCAAAGCCTCGAAAATACCCAGCCTTGTCTTATCGGGATTCCTAAAGAGTATTTTGGCGAAGGTCTTTCTGCCGAGATTCGAGAATCTATTGAAGCCGCCATCGCATTTTACCGGCAAAAGGGCTACACGATTGTCGACATCACTTTACCGCATACGCGTTATGCAATTCCCGTATACTATGTCGTTATGACGGCAGAGGCTTCTTCGAATCTTGCACGCTTTGACGGCATCCGCTATTCGCACCGCAGTGCCGAAGCGACAAATGCGATCGATATCTATTTAAAATCCCGGGAAGAAGGCTTCGGCCCCGAGGTTAAACGTCGAATTTTGTTGGGAACCTTCGCACTGAGTAGTGATCATCGTGACGCCTACTACATGCGCGCTCAAAGAGTTCGTACGCTGATCCAGAGGGATTTTCTACAGGCCTTTCAAGATGTCGATGTGATCTTAACGCCAACAGCCCCATCAACAGCTTTTAAATTCGGTGCCAAATCAAGCGATCCGCTGCAAATGTATTTGGAGGATATTTGTACGGTTTCGGCAAGTCTTGCGGGGTTCCCGGCATTAGCGGTTCCATGCGGTTTTGGAGAAAATAACCTCCCAATTGGGTTTCAACTTATTGGTAACTTTTTCCAAGAGTCCGCCCTACTTGCGACGGCCCACATTTTTGAGCGCGAACATGCCTATGTTCGAAACCACCCCGAATTATAA
- a CDS encoding ComF family protein codes for MGMTLQRFLDYIFPRYCCFCGEHLRQSNFRYLCDACAARLIPIREPICKRCGHPLTFDASCPRCARYTFDFEQLRSAFPITRYSRQLIHNLKYKNQTHLASDLARLMLCNPLMKDFLQGSILVPVPLHWRRHFWREYNQSELLARALAAIESSISIKLLLKKTRHTHPQVGLHSQARQQNVKGSFRLNTKIHVDRQVKVIVLDDVLTTGATINECCQTLKQNGFQHVYAATFAQTVRFKNSSLY; via the coding sequence ATGGGAATGACGCTACAGCGTTTTTTAGACTATATATTCCCGCGTTATTGTTGCTTTTGCGGCGAACATCTCCGACAATCAAATTTTCGATATCTTTGCGATGCCTGTGCTGCGCGACTTATTCCTATTCGTGAACCTATCTGTAAGCGCTGTGGGCATCCATTAACTTTCGATGCTTCCTGCCCTCGCTGTGCACGTTATACTTTTGATTTTGAACAACTGCGCTCAGCATTCCCTATCACTCGCTATAGCCGGCAACTCATTCACAACCTGAAGTACAAAAACCAAACTCATCTCGCTTCCGATTTGGCACGGCTCATGCTTTGCAATCCCCTCATGAAAGATTTTCTGCAAGGCAGTATTTTAGTCCCCGTCCCACTCCATTGGCGACGCCATTTTTGGAGAGAATACAACCAAAGCGAGCTCCTGGCACGTGCACTGGCGGCCATAGAATCTTCAATTTCCATAAAACTTTTATTGAAAAAAACTCGCCACACCCATCCGCAGGTAGGGCTTCATTCCCAAGCGCGCCAACAAAACGTTAAAGGATCTTTTCGGCTGAATACGAAGATCCACGTCGATCGACAGGTTAAAGTGATTGTACTCGATGACGTCCTAACAACGGGAGCAACGATCAATGAGTGCTGTCAAACACTCAAACAAAACGGCTTTCAACACGTTTACGCGGCGACTTTTGCGCAAACCGTCCGTTTTAAAAACTCGTCTCTTTATTAA
- the gatC gene encoding Asp-tRNA(Asn)/Glu-tRNA(Gln) amidotransferase subunit GatC, with translation MTNQHVDLDRIMQLCRIELTDDEKRTLTQQLDTMLHYLDQIQEVDIEGVEPLYHSVEACDVLREDVPGENFSVDEALQNAPDTREHQITVPRIVD, from the coding sequence ATGACAAATCAACACGTCGATCTTGATCGCATCATGCAACTCTGCCGCATTGAGCTTACCGACGACGAAAAAAGGACCCTAACGCAGCAACTCGACACCATGCTACACTACTTGGACCAAATCCAAGAGGTCGATATCGAAGGTGTCGAACCCTTGTATCACTCAGTAGAAGCCTGTGATGTTTTACGCGAGGATGTCCCTGGAGAGAATTTTTCAGTTGATGAGGCCTTACAAAACGCTCCGGATACACGAGAGCATCAAATTACCGTTCCCCGTATTGTTGATTAG